Proteins found in one Physeter macrocephalus isolate SW-GA chromosome 17, ASM283717v5, whole genome shotgun sequence genomic segment:
- the SPIB gene encoding transcription factor Spi-B isoform X1: MPLCLSPSRLDGPHFSCLYPDGVFYDLDSCKHSSYPDSDGAPDLWSYGLSPAVPAASYETFDPAVATFGHTQGVQLCYGPSTYSPVGNLDPAPSLEAPGPGFPAYPMEDFTSQTLGPLAYAPYPSPVLSEEEDLLLDSPALEVSDSESDEALMAGPEGRGSEAGARKKLRLYQFLLGLLTRGDMRECVWWVEPGAGVFQFSSKHKELLARRWGQQKGNRKRMTYQKLARALRNYAKTGEIRKVKRKLTYQFDSALLPGARRA; this comes from the exons ATGCCCCTGTGTCTCTCCCCCTCCAGGCTTGACGGGCCACACTTCAGCTGTCTG TACCCAGATGGAGTCTTCTATGACCTGGACAGCTGCAAGCACTCCAGCTACCCCGACTCAGACGGGGCTCCTG ATCTATGGAGCTACGGCCTCAGTCCAGCTGTCCCAGCCGCCTCCTATGAAACCTTTGACCCGGCTGTGGCCACCTTCGGCCACACCCAGGGTGTCCAGCTCTGTTACGGACCCTCAACCTACAGCCCTGTGGGGAACCTGGACCCGGCCCCCAGCCTGGAGGCCCCGGGGCCTGGCTTCCCAGCATACCCCATGGAGGACTTCACAAGCCAG ACCCTGGGCCCCCTGGCGTACGCCCCATACCCCAGCCCCGTGCTGTCAGAGGAAGAGGACCTCCTGCTGGACAGTCCCGCCCTGGAGGTCTCGGACAGCGAGTCGGATGAGGCCCTCATGGCTGGCCCCGAGGGGAGGGGATCTGAGGCAG GGGCCCGCAAGAAGCTGCGCCTGTACCAGTTCCTGCTGGGGCTGCTGACGCGCGGAGACATGCGCGAGTGCGTGTGGTGGGTGGAGCCGGGCGCCGGGGTCTTCCAGTTCTCCTCGAAGCACAAGGAGCTCCTGGCGCGCCGCTGGGGCCAGCAGAAGGGCAACCGCAAACGCATGACCTACCAGAAGCTGGCGCGCGCCCTGCGCAACTACGCCAAGACCGGTGAGATCCGCAAGGTCAAGCGCAAGCTCACCTACCAGTTTGACAGTGCGCTGCTGCCCGGCGCCCGCCGGGCCTGA
- the SPIB gene encoding transcription factor Spi-B isoform X3 encodes MESSMTWTAASTPATPTQTGLLTLGPLAYAPYPSPVLSEEEDLLLDSPALEVSDSESDEALMAGPEGRGSEAGARKKLRLYQFLLGLLTRGDMRECVWWVEPGAGVFQFSSKHKELLARRWGQQKGNRKRMTYQKLARALRNYAKTGEIRKVKRKLTYQFDSALLPGARRA; translated from the exons ATGGAGTCTTCTATGACCTGGACAGCTGCAAGCACTCCAGCTACCCCGACTCAGACGGGGCTCCTG ACCCTGGGCCCCCTGGCGTACGCCCCATACCCCAGCCCCGTGCTGTCAGAGGAAGAGGACCTCCTGCTGGACAGTCCCGCCCTGGAGGTCTCGGACAGCGAGTCGGATGAGGCCCTCATGGCTGGCCCCGAGGGGAGGGGATCTGAGGCAG GGGCCCGCAAGAAGCTGCGCCTGTACCAGTTCCTGCTGGGGCTGCTGACGCGCGGAGACATGCGCGAGTGCGTGTGGTGGGTGGAGCCGGGCGCCGGGGTCTTCCAGTTCTCCTCGAAGCACAAGGAGCTCCTGGCGCGCCGCTGGGGCCAGCAGAAGGGCAACCGCAAACGCATGACCTACCAGAAGCTGGCGCGCGCCCTGCGCAACTACGCCAAGACCGGTGAGATCCGCAAGGTCAAGCGCAAGCTCACCTACCAGTTTGACAGTGCGCTGCTGCCCGGCGCCCGCCGGGCCTGA
- the SPIB gene encoding transcription factor Spi-B isoform X2 translates to MLTLEAAQLDGPHFSCLYPDGVFYDLDSCKHSSYPDSDGAPDLWSYGLSPAVPAASYETFDPAVATFGHTQGVQLCYGPSTYSPVGNLDPAPSLEAPGPGFPAYPMEDFTSQTLGPLAYAPYPSPVLSEEEDLLLDSPALEVSDSESDEALMAGPEGRGSEAGARKKLRLYQFLLGLLTRGDMRECVWWVEPGAGVFQFSSKHKELLARRWGQQKGNRKRMTYQKLARALRNYAKTGEIRKVKRKLTYQFDSALLPGARRA, encoded by the exons ATGCTCACCCTAGAGGCTGCACA GCTTGACGGGCCACACTTCAGCTGTCTG TACCCAGATGGAGTCTTCTATGACCTGGACAGCTGCAAGCACTCCAGCTACCCCGACTCAGACGGGGCTCCTG ATCTATGGAGCTACGGCCTCAGTCCAGCTGTCCCAGCCGCCTCCTATGAAACCTTTGACCCGGCTGTGGCCACCTTCGGCCACACCCAGGGTGTCCAGCTCTGTTACGGACCCTCAACCTACAGCCCTGTGGGGAACCTGGACCCGGCCCCCAGCCTGGAGGCCCCGGGGCCTGGCTTCCCAGCATACCCCATGGAGGACTTCACAAGCCAG ACCCTGGGCCCCCTGGCGTACGCCCCATACCCCAGCCCCGTGCTGTCAGAGGAAGAGGACCTCCTGCTGGACAGTCCCGCCCTGGAGGTCTCGGACAGCGAGTCGGATGAGGCCCTCATGGCTGGCCCCGAGGGGAGGGGATCTGAGGCAG GGGCCCGCAAGAAGCTGCGCCTGTACCAGTTCCTGCTGGGGCTGCTGACGCGCGGAGACATGCGCGAGTGCGTGTGGTGGGTGGAGCCGGGCGCCGGGGTCTTCCAGTTCTCCTCGAAGCACAAGGAGCTCCTGGCGCGCCGCTGGGGCCAGCAGAAGGGCAACCGCAAACGCATGACCTACCAGAAGCTGGCGCGCGCCCTGCGCAACTACGCCAAGACCGGTGAGATCCGCAAGGTCAAGCGCAAGCTCACCTACCAGTTTGACAGTGCGCTGCTGCCCGGCGCCCGCCGGGCCTGA